In Candidatus Methanomethylophilus alvi Mx1201, a genomic segment contains:
- a CDS encoding PDDEXK family nuclease, which translates to MAAPGDTYERELKYLLSGDEKAIAKMVKTCDETETQAYGSMKDFPFMVIRAAGSLGVDLVALRWDFSFPIEVKSSENDVLYMSKNARLVEQANRMMEDCDRCHIIPIYAYRLKGVRGDPWRIFTMPSESRLRGRAALLKERIPKLDVSKGGNFVMRWNDGMKLSELLSYVGMSNYDDRE; encoded by the coding sequence ATGGCAGCCCCCGGCGACACTTACGAACGCGAACTGAAATACCTCCTGTCCGGAGACGAGAAAGCGATCGCCAAAATGGTCAAGACCTGTGACGAGACGGAAACGCAGGCCTACGGTTCCATGAAGGACTTCCCTTTCATGGTCATAAGGGCGGCCGGGTCCCTCGGAGTGGACCTCGTGGCCCTCAGATGGGACTTCTCATTCCCCATCGAAGTGAAGAGCTCGGAGAACGACGTTCTGTATATGAGCAAGAATGCCAGACTGGTCGAGCAGGCCAACCGCATGATGGAGGACTGCGACCGCTGCCACATAATCCCGATCTACGCCTACAGACTCAAAGGGGTCAGAGGGGACCCGTGGAGGATATTCACCATGCCGTCCGAAAGCAGACTCCGCGGAAGGGCCGCACTCCTGAAGGAAAGGATCCCCAAACTGGATGTGAGCAAGGGCGGGAACTTCGTCATGAGATGGAACGACGGGATGAAGCTGTCCGAACTGCTGTCGTATGTGGGAATGAGCAACTACGACGACAGGGAGTGA